Below is a window of Synechococcus sp. RSCCF101 DNA.
CTTCACGCTGACCAAGCAGATGGTGCCCACGGTCATCGATATTCTCGAGGAGGTGGATTTTCACAGCGAGGAACTCAGGCCCGAGGACTTCGTCTTCGAGGGCTTCGGTGGCGTCCAGTGTGTGGAATCCGGCGGGCCGCCGGCAGGGACCGGTTGCGGCGGCTATGTCACGGGTCAGACGGTGAAGCTGCTCAAGGAGCATCACCTGCTGGAGGATACCGATGTGGTGATCTTTGACGTGCTGGGCGATGTCGTCTGCGGCGGTTTCGCCGCGCCACTGCAGCACGCCCATTACTGCCTGATCGTCACCGCCAACGACTTCGACTCGATCTTCGCGATGAATCGCATCATCGCGGCCATCCAGGCCAAGGCGAAGAACTACAAGGTGCGGCTCGGCGGCGTGGTGGCCAACCGCAGTCGCGACACTGATCAGATCGACCGGTTCAATGAGCGGGTGGGCATGAAGACCATGGCCCATTTCCCGGACCTGGACGCCATCCGTCGTTCCCGGTTGAAGAAGTGCACGATCTTCGAGATGGAGCCCACGCCGGAGGTGGAGGCGGTGCAGAACGAATACCTGCGCCTGGCCCGGGCGATGGTGGAGAGCGTCCAGCCGCTGGAGGCGGTTTCCCTCAAGGACCGGGAGATCTTTGACCTGCTGGGCTTCGACTGAGCGGCTCCGGCGGAGCCGCCACCCGCGCGCCGATCAGCTGCAGGGTTCGAGGCGGACCCTGCAGCGGCGCTGCAGCAGGCGGAGCGGAAACTTGACGTAGCTGGGCTCATCCAGACGGTGCCAGCGGGTGCGGGCCATCAGTTCGAGCGCGAACACCTTGGCGATCGTCACGGCCAGCTGAGCCCCGAGGCAGGCATGCACGCCACCACCGAATGGGATGAAGCTGTACCGCCGGTCGACCGGTGCGTCTCCCAGAAAGCGGTCGGGATTGAAGCGATCGGGTTCCGGGAAGTTGCTGGCGAGGGCGTGGGCGAGTCGAGGCTCAGCGATCAGCCCCCAGCCCCTGCGGTAGGTCAGGCCATCGAGCTCGACCGTGCGGGTCAGTCGCCGTGTCGCGGTGGAGGAGGGTGGCTGCAACCTCAGGGTCTCGCTGATGGTGGCCCCCAGCACGGGGGTGGCCCTGATCGCGTCCATGGCCAGTCCCTGCTCGCTGCCGAGGACGGCGCTGTGGGCCGATGCTTCCTCACGCAGCCGCTCCAGAACATCGTCATGGCCGGCCACCTGGACCATCCAGGAGGCGAGCAGGCCGGTCACCTCGTAGTGGGCTCCCCAGAGCTGCAGCAGGCACTGGTTGGCCATCAGGGGATCGCTGAACACGCCGTCGGGATTGAGGGCCCGCTCGTGCAGCATCATCCCGAGGAAGTCACGCGGCGGCGGCGCCTCCTCCGTGCGGCGCCTCTCGATCACCGCCTCCATGAACCGGATCAGCCGCCTGCGCGCCGCCATGCCCCGCCCGAAGGCCGTCACGGGCACGTCGAAGGGCACCAGGCCGAAGAAGCCATCGAAGAAGCGCCGGTAGAGGCTCTTGAGCTCTCTGGCGCTGGTGATGGGCAGCCCGTGCAGCCCGGCCATGCCGTCGTCGCCGGCGCCCTGCTCCTCCCGCAGGCTCACGCCCAGCAGCAGCGGCGCCAGCAGATCGAAGGAGAGGGCCTCAACGCTGTCGAGCACCGGCAACGCCGCCTGCCCCCGCCAGGAGTCCAGGTGTCGCCGCACCACCCTGTGCAGACGCGGGATGTACGACTCCAGCATTACGCCGGCAAAGGCAGGCTGGAGGGCGCTCTTGCGCTGGCGGTGCAGATCCGGGCGCTGGAAGAGGCTGTACTCACCGAACATCGCCAGCGTGGTGGCGGGCAGGCCGATCTCCGTGTACTGGTTGTCGCCGTTGAGCACCATCTCCACCGCGCGCGGTGAGCCCACGAACACCGTGGTGCCGCCGAAGACCCCCGTGCGGAAGATCGGTCCGTGCCGGCCGGCCCGCTCCAGGCAGAAGCGATCGGGGTCGCGGATGAAGTCGATGGTGTCCAGCCAGCCGGGCGTTCCCGGCGGCAGTTCGACCGCGCGGCCTTCGGGCTCGCTGCCCGGCTCATGAACGACCAGATCCTCGCTGACGCGTCCCACCGGGCGATCCTCAGGCGCCGGCGTCCAGGCCCACCAGGCGCATCGACAGATCCCAGACCCGTTCGGCCGTGCGGGGATCGGTGGCCTGATCGGAGAGCTCCTGGCTGAACTGCCGTCCGTTGCGGCTCTGGCGGTTCCCCCAGCTCCAGTGCACACCGGAGACGGCGAACTCCGGATCGATCACCACCTGCGCCACCCGCTCGCCGGCCAGGGACTGGCTGACGTAGCCGCCGGTGATCGTCTTCTGGAACCAGGGGAAGATGCGCTGGAACAGCTTCGGGGTGTTGCGGAACAGGGGTGTGTCCGCGACGCAGCCCGGATAGAGGGAGGTGAAGACGATGCCGCTGCTCCCATGCAGGCGCCGGTGCAGCTCCTGGGTGGTGATCATGTTGCAGAGCTTGCTGTCCTTGTAGGCCTTGCCGGGCTTGAAGGGTTTGCCGTCGGCCATGCTCACCGGGGCCAGGAAGCCGGCTTCGAATCCGGACAGATCGCCGAGATTCGCCGGGGCCGGAATGGGGATCTTGCCGCCCAGTTCCTTGGAATTGGCGGTGACGGTGCCGAGGATCACCAGGCGCCGGGAGGGGTGCGTGGAACGCCCGAGGGTCTCGAGCATCAGCTGAATCAGCAGGAAATGGCCCAGATGATTCGTGGCCATCGAGATCTCGTAGCCCTGGGGCGAGCGCTCCGGCTGCTTGAGCCTCGGCTTGTAGACCGCGGCGTTGATCACCATGGCGTCGATCGGCATGGGCAGCGAATCCACCAGCGTCTCCACGCCGCTGCGGACGCTTTCCAGATCGCCCAGATCGACCCGCAGGTGATGCAGCTGCTGCGGTGGGATCGAGAGGGTGGCGGCGGCCTCCGCGGCGCGGACGGGATCCCGGTTGAGGGTCACCACCGTCCAGCCACGGTCCACGAAGGCCTTGGTGGCGTGCAGGCCCACCCCGGATGTGGTGCCGGTGATCAGAACGGTCCCGGGCGTCGCGCTCACGCTCACAGTGCAGTCAGGGGAAGGTCAACCTAGGGAGTCGCATCGTTTCCGGTCCACAGCACCCGCAGCCGGTTCGGGTGGATCCATTGATCCTGCTCCTGCATCACCACGCGCTCGCCACCGATGCTGAAGAGGGAGTCGAAGCGCTCCTGGGCCCGCTGAAGGCGGCCGTCCTGCACCTGGAGGATGGCGGTGAGCTCGTGATGGCGGTCCAACCGCTCCTGGTAGGCGCCGGCGAGACGGACGACGCTGACGCCACTGACCAGCAGGAGCCCGATCTTCACGCCCAGGCCGATGCTGCTGCAGAGCAGCTCACGCCGGTCCTGCTGCAGCTGCAGCGCAGCGGCCCGTTCAGCCGCCGATGCAGCCGACGAAGCCTGGGAGGGCATCGGAACGGAGCCGAGCTCACCGACGGGGCGATGGCGTCGTCGGGCACGACGCTGCTCGGAGCGACTCGGACGCGACCGACCGGGGCGTCGCTGCGCAGTTCCGGCCGGCAGGGGAGCGGGGGATGGATGGCCCATCTGGACCTCGGGAACCTCCTGGTTGTACCCCCGCTGTCAACCGGGGCTCAGGCCCGGTACAGGCTCACGCAGAGACGCACGGCGAGCACCGCGGCATGGGCGGCGACCACCAGAGCGATGTAGATCTCGGCCTGGGTCAGGGAGCTCACCATGATGTTCGGGAGGGCAGGATCGCGATCATTGTCCTGGCTGCCGGCCCACCGTCCTCGCTGGCCCTGGCCTCCTGTCACAGCTCTTGATGCCGCCTGACGTGTCCCTTCCCGATGCCATCCGCGTCTCCAGCGACGCCGTCCGCAGCCTGGATGTCTCCCCCCTGGCGCCCTGGCTCTCGGCGGGGCTGGCCGAGCGGCTCGCCGCCGGACCCGTTCTGGAGCTCACCATCGACTGGCCCAGAAGTGCAGAGGATCCGCGCGAACTCTCCGAATGCCCGGAGCCGCGGCTCTGGTCGCTTCACCTCGATGCCCTGCATCCCTGGCTGCCGCTGGTGCTGGAGCGCGGCAGCGGTCAGCTGGCCCGGCACGTGGCCATGCTGCTGCCCCACTCCTTCAGCCGCAGCGAGGGTCTGCGCTTCGCACCGGAGAGTCTCGAGCTCTGGATCACGCACCGCCTCTTCCTGCTCGACCACCTCGCCACGCGTGAGGGGCTGGTGGTGCGCCAGAACCTGGCCCAGATGGCCGGTGTGCTCGGCTTCGCCCTCGAGGAGAGCTTCTGGGACCTGGCGGCCCGACCCGGCAGCTGAGCCTCAGGCGCCCGAGAGCAGCAGGCTCAGCGCCCGCCGGCCACTGTCGAGAGCCAGCAGCACGGCCAGGCCTCGGAGGATCCCCGCCAGTCGCGGCCCGCTGACCCGATCCATCCTGGAGGCCGACCACTGGGCCGCCAGCGCGGCGGTCCCACCGAGGATCAGGGCCGTCGCCGGCAGACCCCGGCCCTGGGAGAGGAACTGAAGGGACGCGCCGCTGGCGGAGCAGGCCACCGCCAGGGTGCTGAAGCGGATGGCCAGGTGAATCGGCAGGGTGAGGCCCCGCACCATCAGCGGCACCATCACCAGCCCTCCCCCCAGTCCGAGCAGGCCGCCGGCGAAGCCCGCCACCGCTCCCACACCGGCCAGTCCGAGGATCGGCTGGGCCATGCCCGGGCCCGGGATCTCGCCGCGCTCACCATCGGCGGAGCGGATGCTCAGGGCCAGCAGCACGTACATCAGCGCCTGGAGGGAGAGCAGATGCCAGCCCTCCATCAGCCGGCCCATGCGGCTGAACAGCAGGGCCGCCAGCAGAGCCGCGGCGCCGATGCCGATCGACCCCTTCAACGGCAGGCTGCGGGAGCGCAGGTGCGCGGTCGTGCCGCCGAGCGTGGTGGGAACGATGGCCATCGTGCTGGTGGCCAGGGCCTGATGGGGATCCAGGCCGAGCGCCAGCAGCAGAGGGGAGAAGACCAGTCCACCGCCGATTCCCACCAGCCCGGAGAGCAGCCCCGCCATGATCCCGAGGGGCAGCAATGGCAGCAGGTCTGCCATCGATGCGGCCCCCGTCATCACGCAGTCCAGTCCAGCACCTGCCGTGCCCGCTTCTGACCCCACGGCTGCCTCAGCGGTCCTGCTGCCGACCCTGCGGGACCATGGTCGGCGTCAGATGGCCATTGATGCCTGGCTGCTGAGGCGGGCCGACCGGCCGATGCTGCGGCTGTACCACTGGAGCGCACCGACCCTGTCCCTGGGGCGCCATCAACGGCACTGGCCCGCCCACTGGCCCTCTCTCGCCGAGGAGCTGGATCTGCCGGTGGTGCGGCGTCCATCGGGGGGAAGGGCCGTTCTTCATGCCGGTGGACTCACGTACGCCGTCGTCTGGCCACGGGCTCCCCGTCCGGCGGCCGAGGCCTACCGCGCCATCAGCCTCTGGCTGATGGACGCCTTCGCATCTCTCGGGATCCCACTGGAACCTGGCGGTGGTTGGCAGCGTCACCAGCCGAGCCACTGTTTCGGCACGGCCACCCCGGCCGATCTGGTGGAAGCCGGTGGCGTCAAGCGCATCGGCAGTGCCCAGCGCTGGCACGGGGCCGACCTGCTGCAGCACGGGGAGATCCTGCTGGAGCCTCCGGGCGATCTCTGGCAGGCCCTGTTCGGCTCGCCTGCACCGGAACTGCGGCCGTTGCCGGTGCCTGTGGAGGCGCTGGAGCATCGCCTCGTGACCCTGGCTCAGGGTCGGCTCTGGTCCGATCGCCTGTTGCCGCAGGGATGGCCCGATCAGGAGGGCGCACCCTGGGGATCGGCCTGGGGTGACACCAGTCCGCTGGTGACCATCCCCTGGGCGACCTGAGCCAGCGAGAGCCCCAGCGGATAGGTGTTCTGCTGCCGCGCCGCCTTGATCAACGGCGGCGGCAGCTTGAGGCCGATCTGCCGAAGCACCCGCTCGCTGAGCTCGAAGCGTTCCAGCGTTCCCTCCGGCAGCCCGGCCGGGCCAAGCACCAGCAGCCTGCCGCCGGCCGCCTGCTCAAGGGCCAGAGCGGCCTGCCAGAGCGGCGCCTGGGCGCTGATGGAGGACAGGTCCGAGAGGGGACGCAGGTGGTCGGCCACGCGATCGCTGTCCCATCGCTGAACGGGCAGGTCCCGCAGCGGAGCGTCGTCCACGTACCCCTTCCAGCGGCCCTGGCTGCAGACCAGCACCCAGTCGCTGGGCCCCTCGCTCTCGTGCAGCCGGAGGCGGCTGAGGTCCCGCAGGGGGCGGTCCTGTTCGAGCACGCGGAAGCGACGACTGGCGGCCTCGTGAACCCGCAGATCCGTGAGGGCTTTCTGCAGCGCCAGCATCTGGCTCTGCTGCCGGGAGGCGCCCAGGCCGAACCAGCCGAGGAGCACCAGCCAGAGGCCACCGATCCCGCCACCCCGCAGGAAGAGCAGGCTTCCCAGCCCGATGGCCAGCAGAGCGAGAACACGGCCGCTGGTGGCGGCCACTCGGGTGCCCTGCCGCTGGCTGCCGGTCCAGTGCCAGACCAGGGCCTTGAGAATCAGCCCGCCGTCGAGGGGAAGGCCGGGCAGCAGGTTGAACAGGGCCAGCACCAGGTTCAGTGACCCCAGTTGGGCCACCATCCGGCCGAGCAGCGGACTGACATGGTCGGCGGGGTGCACGCTGGCCAGCAGCAGGCCCGCCAGCACCAGACTCACCAGCGGCCCGGCCGCTGCCACCATCAGCGATCCCAGTGCCGTGGAGCACTCCCGCTCCACCCGCGCGACCCCGCCGAGCAGGAACAGCGTGATGCTGCGCACCTTCACCCCCTGGCGGAGCGCCACCAGGGAATGGCCCAGCTCATGCAGGAGAACGGAGACGAACAGCAGCAGGGCGGTGGTGAAGCCCAGAGCCCAGCTGAGTGCTCCGGCTCCGTCGCCCAGGCTGCGGTACTGCTCCTGGAAGGCCAGAGTGGCCAGGGCCAGGATCAGAAACCAGCTCGGATGCACCAGCAGCGGGATGCCGCGAATCGTCATCAGCTGCCAGCTCTCCTTCACCGCGCGTGCGCTCCTGCCTGAGGGCCGACCAATGGTTGTTCAATCCTAGAAACTTCCCCAGAGCCGCCCGTGCCGGATGCCCTGCAGCTGAAGATCTGCGGCCTGACCCAGCCGGAGCAGGCCGCCGCGGTGGCGGCCATGGGGGTGGAGGCCATCGGCGTGATCGGCGTGGCGGGATCCCCCCGCTGCCTTGATTCCGAGCAGCGCGATCGGGTCTTCGATGCCGTCGCCAGCGTGGCTCCGGACTGCGAGCGGGTGCTCGTGCTGGCCGATCCGAGCGATGCCGAGCTGGAGAGTGTGGCTTCCGCTGGCCGTACCCGGGCCACAGTGCTGCAGCTGCATGGCGGGGAGACACCGGAACGCTGTGCCGCGATCAGCCGGCTGCTGCCCGACCTGACGCTCTGGAAGGCCTGGCGGCTCAGGGCACCGGAGGAGATTGAACTGCTGCTGACCTACCGCCACAACGTGCAGGCCCTGCTTCTGGATGCCTGGCACCCGCAGCAGCTGGGAGGAACCGGAACCCGGCTGCCGCTGGACTGGCTGGCGGATGCCGGGAGTCTGGGGCGCTGGTGGCTCGCCGGCGGCGTGTGCGAAGAAGCGCTCCCGCAGATGCTGAGCAGGGTCCGCCCGAGCGGTCTGGATGCCTCCAGTCGCCTCGAGCG
It encodes the following:
- a CDS encoding CRR6 family NdhI maturation factor, with the protein product MPPDVSLPDAIRVSSDAVRSLDVSPLAPWLSAGLAERLAAGPVLELTIDWPRSAEDPRELSECPEPRLWSLHLDALHPWLPLVLERGSGQLARHVAMLLPHSFSRSEGLRFAPESLELWITHRLFLLDHLATREGLVVRQNLAQMAGVLGFALEESFWDLAARPGS
- a CDS encoding lipoate--protein ligase family protein encodes the protein MPASDPTAASAVLLPTLRDHGRRQMAIDAWLLRRADRPMLRLYHWSAPTLSLGRHQRHWPAHWPSLAEELDLPVVRRPSGGRAVLHAGGLTYAVVWPRAPRPAAEAYRAISLWLMDAFASLGIPLEPGGGWQRHQPSHCFGTATPADLVEAGGVKRIGSAQRWHGADLLQHGEILLEPPGDLWQALFGSPAPELRPLPVPVEALEHRLVTLAQGRLWSDRLLPQGWPDQEGAPWGSAWGDTSPLVTIPWAT
- a CDS encoding site-2 protease family protein, which gives rise to MKESWQLMTIRGIPLLVHPSWFLILALATLAFQEQYRSLGDGAGALSWALGFTTALLLFVSVLLHELGHSLVALRQGVKVRSITLFLLGGVARVERECSTALGSLMVAAAGPLVSLVLAGLLLASVHPADHVSPLLGRMVAQLGSLNLVLALFNLLPGLPLDGGLILKALVWHWTGSQRQGTRVAATSGRVLALLAIGLGSLLFLRGGGIGGLWLVLLGWFGLGASRQQSQMLALQKALTDLRVHEAASRRFRVLEQDRPLRDLSRLRLHESEGPSDWVLVCSQGRWKGYVDDAPLRDLPVQRWDSDRVADHLRPLSDLSSISAQAPLWQAALALEQAAGGRLLVLGPAGLPEGTLERFELSERVLRQIGLKLPPPLIKAARQQNTYPLGLSLAQVAQGMVTSGLVSPQADPQGAPS
- the psaM gene encoding photosystem I reaction center subunit XII, whose protein sequence is MVSSLTQAEIYIALVVAAHAAVLAVRLCVSLYRA
- a CDS encoding cytochrome P450 codes for the protein MGRVSEDLVVHEPGSEPEGRAVELPPGTPGWLDTIDFIRDPDRFCLERAGRHGPIFRTGVFGGTTVFVGSPRAVEMVLNGDNQYTEIGLPATTLAMFGEYSLFQRPDLHRQRKSALQPAFAGVMLESYIPRLHRVVRRHLDSWRGQAALPVLDSVEALSFDLLAPLLLGVSLREEQGAGDDGMAGLHGLPITSARELKSLYRRFFDGFFGLVPFDVPVTAFGRGMAARRRLIRFMEAVIERRRTEEAPPPRDFLGMMLHERALNPDGVFSDPLMANQCLLQLWGAHYEVTGLLASWMVQVAGHDDVLERLREEASAHSAVLGSEQGLAMDAIRATPVLGATISETLRLQPPSSTATRRLTRTVELDGLTYRRGWGLIAEPRLAHALASNFPEPDRFNPDRFLGDAPVDRRYSFIPFGGGVHACLGAQLAVTIAKVFALELMARTRWHRLDEPSYVKFPLRLLQRRCRVRLEPCS
- the bchL gene encoding ferredoxin:protochlorophyllide reductase (ATP-dependent) iron-sulfur ATP-binding protein produces the protein MTSTLKPPAVTPSRGEDGEGSLQVHQDPSLRIEEGALVIAVYGKGGIGKSTTSSNLSAAFSRLGKRVLQIGCDPKHDSTFTLTKQMVPTVIDILEEVDFHSEELRPEDFVFEGFGGVQCVESGGPPAGTGCGGYVTGQTVKLLKEHHLLEDTDVVIFDVLGDVVCGGFAAPLQHAHYCLIVTANDFDSIFAMNRIIAAIQAKAKNYKVRLGGVVANRSRDTDQIDRFNERVGMKTMAHFPDLDAIRRSRLKKCTIFEMEPTPEVEAVQNEYLRLARAMVESVQPLEAVSLKDREIFDLLGFD
- a CDS encoding sulfite exporter TauE/SafE family protein — encoded protein: MADLLPLLPLGIMAGLLSGLVGIGGGLVFSPLLLALGLDPHQALATSTMAIVPTTLGGTTAHLRSRSLPLKGSIGIGAAALLAALLFSRMGRLMEGWHLLSLQALMYVLLALSIRSADGERGEIPGPGMAQPILGLAGVGAVAGFAGGLLGLGGGLVMVPLMVRGLTLPIHLAIRFSTLAVACSASGASLQFLSQGRGLPATALILGGTAALAAQWSASRMDRVSGPRLAGILRGLAVLLALDSGRRALSLLLSGA
- a CDS encoding phosphoribosylanthranilate isomerase is translated as MPDALQLKICGLTQPEQAAAVAAMGVEAIGVIGVAGSPRCLDSEQRDRVFDAVASVAPDCERVLVLADPSDAELESVASAGRTRATVLQLHGGETPERCAAISRLLPDLTLWKAWRLRAPEEIELLLTYRHNVQALLLDAWHPQQLGGTGTRLPLDWLADAGSLGRWWLAGGVCEEALPQMLSRVRPSGLDASSRLERSPGIKDLDRVRRLVDAVQAFDRPPGAGSG
- a CDS encoding protochlorophyllide reductase; protein product: MSATPGTVLITGTTSGVGLHATKAFVDRGWTVVTLNRDPVRAAEAAATLSIPPQQLHHLRVDLGDLESVRSGVETLVDSLPMPIDAMVINAAVYKPRLKQPERSPQGYEISMATNHLGHFLLIQLMLETLGRSTHPSRRLVILGTVTANSKELGGKIPIPAPANLGDLSGFEAGFLAPVSMADGKPFKPGKAYKDSKLCNMITTQELHRRLHGSSGIVFTSLYPGCVADTPLFRNTPKLFQRIFPWFQKTITGGYVSQSLAGERVAQVVIDPEFAVSGVHWSWGNRQSRNGRQFSQELSDQATDPRTAERVWDLSMRLVGLDAGA